The following proteins are co-located in the candidate division WOR-3 bacterium genome:
- a CDS encoding DUF438 domain-containing protein, whose amino-acid sequence MSELFGKELDKKKEALKELIRKIHEGENPEELKRRFRENFGDVTSEEIARVEEDLIKEGFPRDEIIRLCEVHLAVFRESVQREQTAAGKTSPFHPVNILMKEHEIMLENAKRLVGLLKEHTLESFLQDEKAFSTLENLVHHFKEAEKHYLREENALFPLLEKYGVTEPPKIMWMEHDLIREIKKNLYAHYEKFKKAPNSEDFIAMANFAEKLLNTINSHFFKENSVLFPTALRVAKEEEWQKVKRDFDEIGYCCFYPQPQLLKEKSEEVGVTEEIIKLPSGSFTLKELIAVLNTLPVDITFVDKNDEVKFFNETKDRIFVRTRGVIGRKVQNCHPQKSLHVVEKILDEFKKGTRDVADFWIWVKDRYIFIRYFAVRDEKGEYLGTLEVSQDITDIKKLEGEKRLLDWE is encoded by the coding sequence ATGAGTGAACTCTTTGGGAAAGAACTCGATAAAAAGAAAGAGGCTCTTAAAGAGCTTATAAGAAAAATACACGAAGGTGAAAATCCTGAAGAATTGAAGAGGAGGTTCAGAGAGAATTTCGGTGACGTTACCAGCGAGGAAATTGCGAGGGTTGAGGAAGACCTTATAAAGGAAGGTTTTCCACGGGATGAGATCATCCGATTATGTGAGGTCCATTTAGCAGTTTTTAGAGAGTCGGTACAAAGGGAGCAGACTGCTGCAGGAAAGACTTCTCCCTTCCATCCGGTAAATATTTTAATGAAAGAGCATGAGATAATGCTGGAAAACGCGAAAAGATTAGTGGGTTTGCTTAAAGAACACACCCTCGAATCCTTCTTACAGGACGAAAAAGCCTTTTCAACGTTGGAAAACTTGGTTCATCACTTTAAGGAGGCCGAAAAACACTATTTGAGAGAGGAGAATGCACTTTTTCCCCTTCTTGAAAAATATGGAGTTACGGAGCCGCCCAAGATCATGTGGATGGAACACGATTTGATAAGAGAAATTAAGAAAAATCTTTATGCCCATTATGAAAAATTCAAAAAGGCACCGAACTCTGAAGATTTCATCGCAATGGCAAATTTTGCTGAAAAATTGCTGAATACTATTAACAGCCACTTTTTCAAGGAAAATTCCGTTTTATTCCCAACGGCACTTAGAGTGGCAAAGGAAGAAGAGTGGCAGAAAGTAAAAAGAGACTTTGATGAGATAGGTTATTGCTGCTTTTATCCACAGCCTCAGCTTTTGAAGGAAAAGAGTGAGGAGGTGGGGGTTACGGAGGAGATTATTAAGTTGCCCAGTGGTTCTTTCACCCTAAAAGAGCTTATAGCAGTTTTGAATACCCTCCCCGTTGACATTACCTTTGTAGACAAGAATGACGAAGTTAAGTTTTTTAACGAGACTAAGGACAGAATCTTTGTTAGAACCCGGGGAGTTATAGGTAGGAAGGTTCAGAATTGCCACCCTCAGAAAAGTCTTCACGTGGTTGAGAAAATTCTGGATGAATTTAAAAAAGGAACAAGGGATGTGGCAGATTTCTGGATCTGGGTAAAGGATAGGTACATTTTCATAAGGTATTTTGCGGTGAGGGACGAGAAGGGGGAGTATCTTGGCACATTAGAGGTGAGTCAGGATATTACGGATATAAAGAAGTTAGAGGGCGAGAAAAGATTACTGGACTGGGAATAA